A DNA window from Gemmatimonadaceae bacterium contains the following coding sequences:
- a CDS encoding phytoene/squalene synthase family protein: MSALPPAVSDALAQRDAARFCHAILPAVSRTFALGIKVLPGDLGQAVLDAYLLCRIADTVEDAPGIDPEVKAALFDRFLEAFDRPDSLAAFTAGVQDLTGDLAHLTLTRNTPLVFEHFRALPVNTQAVVRKWVAEMAVGMRKFVLLYPNGIRIQTLDEYQEYCYYVAGTVGYMLTDLWHEHSPSIGERRYAILRERCRAFAEALQTVNILKDVAVDAEQENSVYIPEELLKAHGSTQSRILAPELLASNREALTQLIKLAWHDLEEALTYLLDIPRRAVQIRLFCILPLLLAYATLRDLVQSTAMLKPGGSVKISRREVKSLLMTGAMLAISNRGVRWLVARVRQRSFELAFAG; this comes from the coding sequence CGGACCTTCGCGCTCGGCATCAAGGTGCTGCCCGGCGATCTGGGACAGGCGGTCCTCGATGCCTATCTCCTCTGCCGCATCGCCGACACGGTGGAAGACGCCCCCGGCATCGATCCCGAGGTGAAGGCGGCGCTGTTCGATCGCTTCTTGGAGGCGTTCGACCGTCCGGACTCGCTGGCCGCGTTCACGGCCGGGGTGCAGGACCTGACCGGCGATCTCGCGCATCTCACGCTCACGCGCAACACGCCGCTCGTCTTCGAGCACTTCCGTGCGCTGCCGGTGAACACGCAGGCCGTGGTGCGCAAATGGGTCGCCGAAATGGCCGTGGGGATGCGCAAGTTCGTGCTGCTGTATCCGAACGGCATTCGCATCCAGACGCTCGACGAGTACCAGGAGTACTGCTACTACGTCGCCGGCACCGTGGGGTACATGCTCACCGATCTCTGGCATGAGCATTCGCCGAGTATCGGTGAGCGGCGCTACGCCATCCTGCGCGAGCGCTGCCGCGCCTTTGCCGAAGCGCTGCAGACGGTGAACATCCTGAAGGACGTGGCGGTGGACGCCGAGCAGGAGAACTCGGTGTACATCCCCGAGGAACTGCTCAAGGCGCACGGCAGCACGCAGAGCAGGATCCTCGCGCCGGAGCTCCTCGCCTCCAATCGCGAAGCGCTCACGCAGCTCATCAAGCTCGCGTGGCACGATCTCGAGGAAGCGCTCACCTATCTCCTCGACATCCCGCGCCGGGCGGTGCAGATCCGTCTGTTCTGCATCCTGCCGTTGCTCCTGGCGTACGCCACATTGCGCGATCTCGTGCAGAGCACGGCGATGCTCAAGCCGGGCGGCAGCGTGAAGATCTCGCGCCGCGAGGTGAAGTCGCTCCTCATGACCGGCGCCATGCTCGCCATCAGCAACCGCGGCGTCCGCTGGCTCGTGGCCCGCGTGCGCCAGCGCAGCTTCGAGCTCGCCTTCGCCGGGTGA